From the genome of Alphaproteobacteria bacterium:
GCCAAAGACTTCATCAATTCCATGACTTTACGACCCGTTTCAGCATCTAAGGCACTGGTGGGTTCATCACAAACAACAAGTTTCGGGTCATGGATAATGGCCCGTGCAATAGCCACACGTTGCTGTTGTCCCCCTGACAACTGGCCTGGTAAGGATTCTTGCCGTCCTTCCAGGCCCATCTTTCCCAATAGGAGTGTTGCCCGCTGGATGGCTTCTTTCAAAAGAACTCCATTTATAATAAGGGGAATAGAAACATTTTCAGCCGCAGTTAATGTTGGCATGAGATTGAATTGCTGAAACACAAAACCAACATTTTGGGCACGAAAAAGAAGCCGGTGCTGCTCAATCAAGTTATTAACATCTTCCCCATAAACTCGACAGTCTCCCTCAGTCTGCTCTAAAATACCCGCAATAATAGATATAAGAGTCGTTTTTCCACATCCTGATGGACCCGCTAAAATCAAAAGCTCCCCTTCAATAACGTCTAGGTTTACCCCCCGTAATGCTTGAACTTGGTTATTACCTACCCCATAGGTTTTCCGAATATTTTGACATTGAACAGCGTATTTTGTTTGACCCATGATAAAGCTACCCTTAACTTTTAAACACGACAGCAGCCTCAAGTTTAAAAACCTTGCGAATACTAATTAACGCTGCAAATGTGCAAATTATCATTACGCCAATAATACTTAGCAAAAAGAGCTGCCAAGTGAAGCGAAAAGCCAAAACAGAATTGTTTGTTAACCAAGCAAAAAAACTAGTTGCCCCTAACCCAATACCGTATCCTACAAAACCAACTAATCCAGCCTGA
Proteins encoded in this window:
- a CDS encoding ABC transporter ATP-binding protein, which translates into the protein MGQTKYAVQCQNIRKTYGVGNNQVQALRGVNLDVIEGELLILAGPSGCGKTTLISIIAGILEQTEGDCRVYGEDVNNLIEQHRLLFRAQNVGFVFQQFNLMPTLTAAENVSIPLIINGVLLKEAIQRATLLLGKMGLEGRQESLPGQLSGGQQQRVAIARAIIHDPKLVVCDEPTSALDAETGRKVMELMKSLATAKGRTLVVVTHDVRIFGFADRIAQMEDGQILKIIKATEAMTHES